A window from Zavarzinia compransoris encodes these proteins:
- a CDS encoding NAD(P)H-dependent flavin oxidoreductase codes for MTPWPDQRLLDLFAIDLPVIQAPMAGATTPAMVIAVSAAGGLGSLPSAQYAPAELRAALDEIRAATARPINVNFFCHQAPRPDAAAEARWRARLAPFYAEAGLVPPPGPAGAARAPFDDGFAAVVEEYRPEVVSFHFGLPADDLLARVRRTGARIVSSATTVAEARALAARGVDAVIAMGAEAGGHRGSFLDPDMATQAGTMALVPQVADAVGVPVIAAGGIADGRGVAAAFMLGAAGVQVGTAYLFTPEAKLPPLHRAALARAGDDNTALTNLFTGRPARGVVNRLMRELGPLSADAPAFPTAGAALAPLRQAAEAAGRDDFTNLWSGQAAALARATTSAELTRALAAGALDCLRRSRGGSRAML; via the coding sequence ATGACCCCCTGGCCCGATCAGCGGCTGCTCGACCTTTTCGCCATCGACCTGCCGGTGATCCAGGCGCCCATGGCCGGGGCGACCACGCCGGCCATGGTGATCGCGGTCAGCGCCGCGGGCGGCCTCGGCTCCCTGCCCTCGGCGCAATATGCCCCGGCGGAATTGCGCGCCGCCCTCGACGAGATCCGCGCCGCGACCGCGCGCCCGATCAACGTGAATTTCTTCTGCCACCAGGCTCCCCGGCCCGATGCGGCGGCGGAGGCGCGCTGGCGCGCCCGCCTCGCCCCCTTCTACGCCGAGGCGGGGCTGGTGCCGCCGCCCGGCCCCGCGGGTGCGGCGCGGGCCCCCTTCGACGACGGTTTCGCCGCCGTGGTCGAGGAGTACCGGCCCGAGGTGGTGAGCTTTCACTTCGGCCTGCCGGCGGACGACCTGCTCGCCCGGGTGCGGCGGACCGGCGCCCGGATCGTCTCCTCCGCCACCACGGTCGCCGAGGCGCGGGCACTGGCCGCCCGCGGCGTCGACGCGGTGATCGCCATGGGGGCGGAGGCCGGCGGCCACCGCGGTTCCTTCCTCGATCCCGACATGGCGACCCAGGCCGGGACCATGGCCCTGGTGCCCCAGGTGGCGGATGCGGTCGGCGTGCCGGTGATCGCCGCCGGCGGCATCGCCGACGGCAGGGGCGTTGCCGCCGCCTTCATGCTGGGCGCCGCCGGCGTCCAGGTCGGTACCGCCTATCTGTTCACGCCGGAGGCGAAGCTGCCGCCCCTGCATCGCGCCGCCCTGGCCCGGGCCGGAGACGACAACACGGCCCTGACCAATCTCTTCACCGGGCGCCCGGCGCGGGGGGTGGTGAACCGGCTGATGCGCGAGCTCGGCCCGCTGTCCGCCGATGCCCCGGCCTTTCCGACCGCCGGCGCCGCGCTCGCCCCCTTGCGCCAGGCGGCCGAGGCGGCGGGGCGGGACGATTTCACCAATCTCTGGTCCGGGCAGGCGGCGGCCCTGGCCCGGGCGACGACCTCGGCCGAGCTCACCCGGGCCCTGGCGGCGGGGGCGCTCGATTGTCTGCGGCGATCGCGGGGCGGAAGCCGTGCTATGCTTTAA
- a CDS encoding sensor histidine kinase, with protein MPERGRTAPALFSDRRPAAYGIALAAVAVATGLVLLPASPVDGPALYLVYVAAVLAAAAYGGLWPGLLATGLGALAGPLAAGVPAPLGVAGMAAGALYLALGVAISFAGGWFMGARQRAAEISDHLRSILDTVPDAMVVIDRQGVMRSFSLAAERLFGWTAAEAVGRNVSLLMPEPYRRHHDGYLDRYARTGERRIIGVGRVIVGQRKDGSTFPMELHVGEAKGAEPFFTGFVRDLSERQQVEARLQDLQGELVHVSRLMAVGEMASMLAHELNQPLSAIANLLTGARRLQERGRPEDEPKIREAMQKAAQQALRAGDIIHRMRNFVSRGDGERAIENLSKVVEEAAALALVGAKERRVDVRFNLDPGADGVLVDRVQIQQVLLNLIRNAIEAMQDAPQRSLLIATLRRDDGFALVSVADTGSGIADEVRDRLFQPFMTTKPQGMGVGLSISRSIVDAHGGRIWAEANPAGGTIFRFTLPPLPTEGSADEP; from the coding sequence ATGCCCGAGCGCGGCCGGACGGCGCCCGCATTGTTCAGCGACAGACGGCCGGCGGCCTATGGCATTGCCCTGGCGGCGGTCGCGGTCGCCACCGGGCTGGTGCTGCTGCCGGCATCGCCGGTCGACGGGCCGGCGCTCTATCTCGTCTATGTCGCGGCGGTCCTGGCGGCGGCGGCCTATGGCGGCCTCTGGCCCGGGCTGCTGGCGACCGGCCTCGGTGCCCTGGCGGGGCCGCTGGCCGCCGGGGTGCCGGCCCCCCTGGGGGTGGCGGGCATGGCCGCGGGGGCGCTCTATCTCGCCCTCGGGGTCGCGATCTCCTTCGCCGGCGGCTGGTTCATGGGCGCCCGCCAGCGCGCGGCCGAGATCAGCGATCACCTGCGCTCGATCCTCGATACCGTGCCCGACGCCATGGTGGTGATCGACCGCCAGGGCGTCATGCGCTCGTTCAGCCTCGCCGCCGAGCGCCTGTTCGGCTGGACCGCGGCGGAAGCGGTGGGGCGCAACGTCAGCCTGCTCATGCCCGAACCCTACCGGCGCCACCACGACGGCTATCTCGACCGCTATGCCCGGACCGGCGAGCGGCGGATCATCGGCGTCGGCCGCGTCATCGTCGGCCAGCGGAAAGACGGCAGCACCTTCCCGATGGAACTTCACGTCGGCGAGGCCAAGGGGGCGGAACCCTTCTTCACCGGCTTCGTGCGCGACCTGTCCGAGCGCCAGCAGGTGGAAGCGCGGCTGCAGGATCTCCAGGGCGAACTCGTCCATGTCTCGCGCCTGATGGCGGTGGGCGAGATGGCCTCCATGCTGGCCCATGAATTGAACCAGCCGCTGTCCGCCATCGCCAACCTGCTGACCGGCGCCCGCCGCCTTCAGGAACGCGGCCGGCCGGAAGACGAGCCGAAGATCCGCGAAGCCATGCAGAAGGCGGCGCAGCAGGCCCTGCGCGCCGGCGACATCATCCACCGCATGCGCAATTTCGTCTCGCGCGGGGACGGCGAGCGGGCGATCGAAAACCTGTCCAAAGTGGTCGAGGAGGCGGCGGCCCTCGCCCTCGTCGGGGCCAAGGAACGCCGGGTCGATGTCCGCTTCAACCTGGATCCGGGCGCCGACGGCGTGCTCGTCGACCGGGTGCAGATCCAGCAGGTGCTGCTGAACCTGATCCGCAACGCCATCGAGGCGATGCAGGATGCGCCCCAGCGCAGCCTGCTGATCGCGACCCTGCGCCGCGACGACGGTTTCGCCCTGGTCAGCGTCGCCGACACCGGCAGCGGCATCGCCGACGAGGTGCGCGACCGCCTGTTCCAGCCCTTCATGACCACCAAGCCCCAGGGCATGGGGGTGGGATTGTCGATTTCCCGCTCCATCGTCGATGCCCATGGCGGCCGCATCTGGGCCGAGGCCAACCCGGCCGGCGGCACGATCTTCCGCTTCACCCTGCCACCGCTGCCGACGGAGGGATCCGCCGATGAGCCTTGA
- the fixJ gene encoding response regulator FixJ: protein MSLEMPVHLIDDDESARDSLAFMLEASDIKVATYASAGAFLEALPGLEPGCIVTDVRMPEISGIELVHRLNAARVALPVIVITGHGDIPLAIEAMRAGVVDFIEKPFSEERILEALALARGKFAALPADDAGAEIQDRLASLSEREREVLDGVVAGHPNKIIARDLGISPRTVEIYRAKVMIKMQADNLAALVRMVLSVK, encoded by the coding sequence ATGAGCCTTGAGATGCCGGTCCATCTCATCGATGACGACGAAAGCGCCCGCGACAGCCTCGCTTTCATGCTCGAAGCCTCGGATATCAAGGTCGCGACCTATGCGTCGGCCGGGGCCTTTCTCGAGGCGCTGCCGGGGCTGGAGCCCGGCTGCATCGTCACCGACGTCCGCATGCCCGAGATCAGCGGGATCGAACTCGTCCACCGCCTGAATGCGGCCAGGGTGGCGCTGCCGGTCATCGTCATCACCGGGCATGGCGATATACCCCTGGCGATCGAGGCGATGCGCGCCGGCGTCGTCGACTTCATCGAGAAACCCTTCTCGGAGGAGCGGATCCTGGAAGCCCTGGCCCTGGCGCGCGGGAAATTCGCGGCCTTGCCGGCGGACGACGCGGGCGCCGAAATCCAGGACCGGCTGGCCAGCCTGTCCGAGCGCGAGCGCGAAGTGCTGGACGGCGTCGTCGCCGGCCACCCGAACAAGATCATCGCCCGCGATCTGGGCATCAGCCCGCGCACGGTCGAAATCTATCGCGCCAAGGTGATGATCAAGATGCAGGCGGACAATCTGGCCGCCCTGGTGCGCATGGTGCTGTCGGTGAAATGA